Part of the Desulfobacterales bacterium genome is shown below.
TTTGAAAAATGAAAAATTTAAACCGATGCTGATCCGTAACCGCAATGCATCATAACCCCCCGTGTCCGTTCGAACGGACAGTCAGCCGATAACCGGAGCAGCAAACAGAACTGTATGAGAAGCGGTAATCAGGTTTACCGCATGGAGAACAGCATGAAAATTACACAACAAGAGGTATTGCATGTGGCCAGTCTGGCCAGGCTGGAAATCGATCCCGCATCGGTTGATAAATTTGCCAGTCAAATCGGACAGGTACTGGAATATGTCGATACGCTCAATCAGGTGGATACCCGGGGAGTGGCCCCGACGACGCATGCCATATCCCTGACCAATGCGTTTCGGGATGATATAGTGAAATCTTCTATCGACAGGGATGCCGCCATGAGTAACGCACCCGGGCAGGAAGACGGAAATTTTCAGGTGCCGAAAGTGATCGGATAAGGAGCACGATACATGAAACTTTATGAACTGACGATACATCAGGCGCATGATCTGTTGCGGACCGGCCAGATCACCTCCCGGCAGCTGACCCGGGCGGTGCTGGACCGTATAGATCAGATCGAGCCGGATGTGGCGGCTTACATCACCGTATCAGGGGAGCTGGCCATGACGCAGGCCGCTCAGGCGGATGCCGCCATTGCTGCGGGGCGTATCACGCCGCTCACCGGTATCCCGCTGGCCATTAAAGACCTGATTTGTACAAAAGGGGTCCGGACCACCTGCGCATCCAGAATTCTGGAAAATTTTATCCCGCCCTATGATGCCTCGGTGATCCTTAAACTGAAGCAGGCCGGCGCTGTGATGGTCGGAAAGGTGAATATGGATGAATTTGCCATGGGATCATCTACGGAAAATTCAGCCATCAAAGTTACCAAAAATCCATGGGACCTGAAACGGATCCCCGGCGGCTCCAGCGGCGGGTCCGCTGCTGCAGTGGCTGCGGACATGTGTCTTGGATCTCTGGGTTCGGATACCGGCGGATCGATCCGCCAGCCGGCTTCCCATTGCGGCGTTGTTGGAATGAAGCCTACGTACGGCCGGGTATCCCGATATGGTCTGGTGGCCTTTGCGTCATCGCTGGATCAGATCGGGCCTCTGGCAAAAGATGTCACCGATTGCGCCATCCTGATGAATGGCATTTGCGGCTATGATCCGTCGGATTCAACCTCCGTCCCGAGGCAGGTGCCCGATTACGCGGCGCTTTCAGAAACGGGGCTCAAGGGGGTCCGGATCGGAATTTCTGAAGAATATCATAATCGGGAAGGGATCGATCCGGACGTAACCCGCGCCGTAGGGCAGGCCATTGACGTCATGGAGCAGCTCGGGGCCGAATGCGTCCGGGTATCGCTTCCTCATACAACATATGCCGTGGCCGCCTATTATGTCATCGCCCCATCGGAGGCCAGTTCAAATCTGGCCCGGTATGACGGCGTCCGCTACGGATTCAGGGATGCCGATGCCGACAGTCTCATCGAAATGTATCACCGGACCCGGTCAAAAGGATTCGGCACCGAGGTTCAGAGGCGGATTATTCTGGGAACCTACGCGCTTTCCTCCGGGTATTATGACGCCTATTATAAAAAGGCATCCCAGGTCCGTACGCTGATCATGCAGGATTTTACGACCGCCTTTGAGTCCTGTGATGTGATTCTGTCACCGGTGACGCCGACCCCGGCGTTCAGGATCGGTGAAAAGGCAGACGATCCGCTGACCATGTATCTGTCGGATATTTTCACGCTGTCGGCCAATATGGCCGGAATACCCGGCATGTCCATCCCGTGCGGGTTTTCAGCTGACGGTATGCCCATAGGGCTTCA
Proteins encoded:
- the gatC gene encoding Asp-tRNA(Asn)/Glu-tRNA(Gln) amidotransferase subunit GatC, which produces MKITQQEVLHVASLARLEIDPASVDKFASQIGQVLEYVDTLNQVDTRGVAPTTHAISLTNAFRDDIVKSSIDRDAAMSNAPGQEDGNFQVPKVIG
- the gatA gene encoding Asp-tRNA(Asn)/Glu-tRNA(Gln) amidotransferase subunit GatA produces the protein MKLYELTIHQAHDLLRTGQITSRQLTRAVLDRIDQIEPDVAAYITVSGELAMTQAAQADAAIAAGRITPLTGIPLAIKDLICTKGVRTTCASRILENFIPPYDASVILKLKQAGAVMVGKVNMDEFAMGSSTENSAIKVTKNPWDLKRIPGGSSGGSAAAVAADMCLGSLGSDTGGSIRQPASHCGVVGMKPTYGRVSRYGLVAFASSLDQIGPLAKDVTDCAILMNGICGYDPSDSTSVPRQVPDYAALSETGLKGVRIGISEEYHNREGIDPDVTRAVGQAIDVMEQLGAECVRVSLPHTTYAVAAYYVIAPSEASSNLARYDGVRYGFRDADADSLIEMYHRTRSKGFGTEVQRRIILGTYALSSGYYDAYYKKASQVRTLIMQDFTTAFESCDVILSPVTPTPAFRIGEKADDPLTMYLSDIFTLSANMAGIPGMSIPCGFSADGMPIGLQLMGQHFNEAVLLNVAYNFEQATDWHTRKPSL